A window of Mucilaginibacter paludis DSM 18603 contains these coding sequences:
- a CDS encoding universal stress protein: MKQILVATDFSPSAANAMEYAMGLAVLLKLEVCAIHAIHPTEGINNSTYNAIFIEDYYRNKREALNAWAAVYTDKKVYKDVNVTTLCDVGFLKTVITNYIDSHPVELLAMGITGATGLSGIVGSNASMMVTKVKIPTLIVPLESKFPDTPVITLATDYETKLSADDVNALNEMIKAFRCEQMQVLYVEEKSDAKHIQTGEARLKELLTNTNLVFNYLKDSSPISGITDFVENNETDILCLVKHHHNIIYRLFTRSTVNQIMNRSVKAILVLHE, encoded by the coding sequence ATGAAACAGATATTGGTTGCCACCGATTTTTCGCCCAGCGCCGCCAACGCGATGGAATATGCCATGGGCCTTGCCGTTCTGCTGAAGTTGGAGGTGTGTGCTATCCATGCCATTCATCCCACCGAAGGCATCAACAACAGCACCTACAATGCTATTTTTATAGAAGATTATTACCGTAACAAACGCGAGGCCCTAAATGCCTGGGCTGCTGTTTATACAGATAAAAAGGTTTATAAGGATGTTAACGTGACCACCCTTTGCGATGTAGGCTTTTTAAAAACTGTTATTACTAATTATATCGACAGCCACCCGGTTGAACTGCTGGCTATGGGCATTACCGGTGCCACGGGCCTGAGTGGTATAGTTGGCAGTAATGCCAGCATGATGGTTACCAAAGTAAAAATTCCTACATTGATTGTACCGTTGGAAAGTAAATTTCCGGATACGCCTGTAATCACGTTGGCAACAGATTACGAAACCAAACTATCTGCCGATGATGTAAACGCGCTGAACGAGATGATCAAAGCATTTCGCTGCGAGCAGATGCAGGTATTATACGTTGAAGAAAAATCCGATGCCAAACATATACAAACCGGCGAAGCCAGGCTTAAAGAACTGCTTACTAATACCAACCTCGTTTTTAATTATCTGAAGGATAGTAGCCCCATCAGCGGAATTACAGATTTTGTGGAGAATAACGAAACCGACATTCTGTGCCTGGTGAAGCATCACCATAATATTATTTACCGATTGTTTACCCGCAGTACGGTTAACCAGATCATGAACCGCTCGGTAAAGGCGATACTGGTTTTGCACGAATAA
- a CDS encoding M13 family metallopeptidase codes for MKLKFSSLMLTGIVCLSVNAFALNGPKTKHPLPVPPKKYIDPANMDLSVKPGDDFFEYANGNWRKKNAIPNDKTRWGSFNILADENTKNLLVLLKEVSASGKQPKGSLKQRVGDLFASGMDTIAIEKSGYAPIKADLYRIDQIKTLPQVINEIVTQRISGKGGALFGVGVGQDSKHPTQNIVSFRQGGITMPDRDYYLKDDARTLKIQAAYRQYIITLFTLTGSNADDAEKNAATIFNIEKTLATAQKSRIAMRDPNASYNKFTVADFSKTTPNLNWVVLLPELKMPGQDTVIVGQPDFFKAADALLSSTPVADWKVYLKWEILKNMASALSSDFVKASFAFNSALSGQKVQSPRIERMSGLVDGNLGELLGQLYVEKYFTPAAKQYMINLVDNLKGTLGDRIKRLDWMSAETKDRALKKLAAFTVKIGYPDKWQTYDGLLIDRNDYAGNLKRIAVWRYNYNVAQLGKPVDKTRWGMTPPTVNAYYSPVNNEIVFPAGILRFPFFDFGADDAVNYGGIGLVIGHEMTHGFDDQGRQYDGDGTLRNWWTKDDADKFKVRADKVVAEFNGFNPIDTMHIKGALTLGENLADLGGMNIAYEAFKKTKQGQSNTTIDGFTPDQRFFLGFAQVWRESMRPEEQAQRLTTDPHSPGKYRVNGTVINLDAWYKAFNVQPGDKMYKAPEDRIKVW; via the coding sequence ATGAAGTTGAAATTTTCAAGTTTAATGCTTACCGGCATTGTTTGCTTGTCGGTAAACGCTTTTGCCCTTAACGGCCCAAAAACAAAACACCCTTTACCCGTTCCTCCTAAAAAATACATCGACCCGGCCAATATGGACCTGTCGGTAAAACCCGGCGACGATTTTTTTGAATATGCCAACGGTAACTGGCGCAAAAAAAATGCTATCCCTAACGATAAAACCAGGTGGGGAAGCTTTAATATCCTTGCTGACGAAAACACCAAAAATCTTTTAGTACTGTTAAAGGAAGTAAGTGCCAGCGGCAAGCAACCCAAGGGAAGCCTTAAGCAACGTGTTGGCGATTTATTTGCGAGCGGCATGGATACCATTGCCATCGAAAAATCAGGCTATGCCCCCATCAAAGCCGATTTATACCGAATTGATCAAATTAAAACTCTGCCGCAGGTTATTAACGAGATAGTAACCCAGCGCATCAGCGGTAAAGGCGGCGCTCTGTTTGGTGTTGGCGTCGGTCAGGATTCAAAGCACCCAACGCAAAACATTGTCTCGTTCAGGCAAGGCGGCATTACCATGCCCGACCGCGATTATTATTTGAAAGATGATGCCCGCACTTTAAAAATACAGGCCGCATACAGGCAATATATCATTACGCTGTTTACCTTAACAGGATCAAATGCCGACGATGCTGAAAAAAACGCGGCTACTATCTTTAATATCGAGAAAACGCTGGCTACCGCGCAAAAAAGCCGTATAGCCATGCGCGACCCCAATGCCAGTTACAATAAATTTACCGTAGCGGATTTTAGCAAAACTACGCCTAACCTAAATTGGGTGGTATTATTACCTGAACTAAAAATGCCCGGACAGGATACTGTTATTGTTGGCCAGCCCGATTTTTTTAAAGCCGCCGATGCTTTATTAAGCTCAACACCGGTGGCCGATTGGAAGGTTTACCTGAAGTGGGAAATTTTGAAGAACATGGCAAGCGCCTTGAGTTCTGACTTTGTAAAGGCAAGCTTTGCCTTCAACAGCGCCTTATCCGGCCAAAAGGTGCAATCGCCACGCATCGAGCGGATGTCGGGCCTGGTGGATGGCAACTTGGGCGAATTACTGGGACAGCTTTATGTTGAGAAATATTTTACCCCTGCCGCCAAGCAATACATGATTAACCTGGTAGATAATTTAAAAGGCACCCTGGGCGATAGGATAAAACGGTTGGATTGGATGAGTGCCGAAACGAAGGATCGAGCACTTAAAAAACTGGCCGCCTTTACCGTAAAAATAGGCTACCCCGATAAATGGCAGACCTATGACGGCCTTTTGATAGACCGCAACGACTATGCCGGTAATTTAAAACGGATTGCCGTTTGGCGATACAATTATAACGTAGCACAATTGGGTAAGCCGGTTGATAAAACACGCTGGGGCATGACACCGCCAACAGTTAATGCTTACTACAGCCCTGTAAATAACGAGATTGTTTTCCCGGCGGGTATTTTACGTTTTCCGTTTTTTGATTTTGGGGCCGACGATGCAGTTAACTACGGCGGCATTGGTTTAGTAATTGGCCATGAAATGACGCACGGCTTTGACGATCAGGGCCGCCAATACGACGGCGACGGAACCCTGCGCAACTGGTGGACCAAGGATGATGCCGATAAATTTAAAGTACGTGCCGATAAGGTTGTTGCCGAGTTTAACGGCTTTAACCCGATTGATACCATGCACATTAAGGGCGCCTTAACCTTAGGCGAAAACCTGGCCGATTTGGGCGGGATGAATATAGCGTACGAGGCTTTCAAGAAAACAAAGCAGGGCCAGTCAAATACCACAATTGACGGCTTTACGCCCGACCAGCGTTTCTTTTTAGGATTTGCGCAGGTTTGGAGAGAATCCATGCGCCCCGAAGAGCAGGCCCAGCGACTGACAACCGACCCGCATTCGCCAGGCAAATACCGCGTAAACGGCACCGTAATTAACCTGGATGCCTGGTACAAAGCCTTTAACGTACAACCGGGTGATAAAATGTACAAAGCTCCGGAAGATAGGATTAAAGTTTGGTGA
- a CDS encoding valine--tRNA ligase: MSISKTYQPKQAEDKWYSYWMENGFFRSVPDEREPYTIVIPPPNVTGVLHMGHMLNNTIQDVLIRRARMKGKNACWVPGTDHASIATEAKVVAMLKERGITKKDLSREEFLTYAWEWKEKYGGIILEQLKKLGASCDWERTRFTMDPDLSEAVIDTFIHLYKKDLIYRGIRMVNWDPQGKTAVSDEEVIRKEVNQKLYYIKYKIVEPYLEKFQEPNKDYLVIATTRPETIMADAAICINPNDERYLHLHGEKVYIPLINREIPVILDEYVTMDFGTGCLKVTPAHDLNDYELGQKHNLPVIDILNDDGTLNEKATILVGEDRFAARKKIAILLEEAGALDKVEDYKSQVGYSERTNAVIEPKLSMQWFCKMEDMAKPALDYVLKGDIKLIPDKFTNTYRHWMENVKDWCISRQLWWGQRIPVWYGPHTPWDLEGSERFEIAKTKEEADALFTNYYKSLEGDFTEHTIGLALKRIHQDEDVLDTWFSSWLWPISVFDGFKDPNNEEINYYYPTNDLVTAPEILFFWVARMIMAGHEFRGEIPFKNVYLTGIVRDKLGRKMSKSLGNSPDPLHLIEKYGADGVRVGMLLSSPAGNDLMFDEGHCEQGRNFANKIWNAFKLVKGWEIDDSLVNTNQVAIQWFSDRFNQALSEIEDHFKQYRLSDALMTTYKLVWDDFCAWYLEMIKPAYQQGVEKQAIDRETYTATVSYFENILKILHPFTPFITEELWHDELFGDRTSTDCCIVALMPSIGQIDARLVTEMESVKQLITEIRNVRNTKQIPKDKLPLAIKVNSGIDYKVYLPIISKLGNLEEVTFTEDKIAGAVSYRVGTDEFYMVLQNNIDVDAERVKLLAELKYLEGFLKAIEAKLQNERFMQNAKPEVVNNELKKKADAETKIRIVKESLDGLAN, from the coding sequence ATGAGTATTTCTAAAACATATCAGCCAAAACAAGCAGAAGATAAATGGTATAGCTACTGGATGGAGAACGGTTTTTTTAGGTCGGTGCCTGATGAGCGCGAACCTTATACAATTGTAATACCGCCACCTAACGTTACCGGTGTTTTGCACATGGGCCATATGCTGAACAATACAATACAGGATGTGCTGATACGCCGCGCCCGTATGAAAGGCAAAAACGCCTGCTGGGTACCCGGTACCGATCATGCATCCATCGCTACCGAAGCCAAAGTTGTTGCCATGCTGAAAGAGCGAGGCATCACCAAAAAGGATTTAAGCCGCGAAGAGTTTTTAACCTACGCCTGGGAGTGGAAAGAAAAATACGGCGGCATCATACTGGAGCAATTAAAAAAGTTAGGCGCATCGTGCGATTGGGAGCGTACGCGTTTTACGATGGACCCCGACCTGAGCGAAGCTGTGATCGATACCTTTATACATCTGTATAAAAAAGACTTAATATACCGTGGCATTCGTATGGTTAACTGGGATCCGCAAGGCAAAACAGCGGTATCCGACGAAGAAGTTATCCGTAAGGAAGTTAATCAGAAATTATACTATATAAAATACAAGATAGTTGAACCTTATCTTGAGAAGTTTCAGGAACCTAATAAAGATTATCTGGTAATTGCAACAACAAGGCCCGAAACCATCATGGCTGACGCTGCAATTTGTATCAATCCCAATGACGAAAGATACCTTCATTTACATGGTGAAAAAGTATATATTCCTTTAATTAACAGGGAAATACCAGTTATTTTGGACGAATATGTGACAATGGATTTTGGTACAGGTTGCTTAAAAGTGACACCAGCGCATGATTTAAACGATTATGAACTCGGTCAAAAACACAATTTACCGGTTATTGATATTTTGAATGATGATGGTACCCTGAACGAAAAGGCCACGATTTTGGTTGGCGAAGACCGGTTTGCGGCGCGTAAAAAAATTGCAATACTTTTAGAGGAGGCAGGCGCTTTAGACAAGGTTGAAGACTATAAATCACAAGTTGGATATTCTGAACGTACAAATGCTGTAATTGAACCTAAGCTTTCCATGCAATGGTTTTGCAAGATGGAAGATATGGCCAAACCAGCTTTGGATTACGTTTTGAAAGGCGATATTAAGCTGATACCTGATAAATTTACCAATACCTACCGCCATTGGATGGAGAATGTAAAAGATTGGTGTATCAGTCGGCAATTGTGGTGGGGCCAGCGGATTCCGGTATGGTATGGTCCGCACACTCCCTGGGATCTTGAGGGTTCAGAGCGATTTGAGATAGCAAAAACCAAAGAAGAGGCGGATGCCTTATTTACAAATTATTATAAGAGCCTTGAGGGTGATTTTACTGAACATACCATCGGTTTAGCTTTAAAAAGAATTCATCAAGATGAAGACGTTTTGGATACCTGGTTCTCATCCTGGTTATGGCCTATATCGGTATTTGATGGCTTTAAAGATCCTAATAACGAGGAGATCAATTACTATTATCCAACCAACGATTTGGTTACTGCGCCCGAGATTTTGTTTTTCTGGGTAGCGCGCATGATTATGGCAGGCCACGAGTTTAGGGGAGAGATCCCTTTTAAAAACGTTTACTTAACGGGTATCGTTCGGGATAAGTTGGGTCGCAAGATGTCTAAATCGCTGGGTAACTCGCCCGATCCGCTCCACCTGATCGAGAAGTATGGTGCAGACGGCGTTAGGGTAGGCATGCTGCTCTCATCCCCGGCAGGGAATGATTTGATGTTTGACGAAGGGCACTGCGAGCAAGGCCGTAACTTTGCCAACAAAATATGGAACGCCTTTAAGCTGGTTAAAGGCTGGGAGATAGATGATAGCTTAGTTAATACCAATCAAGTGGCTATACAATGGTTTAGCGACCGTTTTAACCAGGCTTTGAGTGAGATTGAAGACCATTTTAAACAATATCGTCTGTCGGATGCGTTGATGACCACCTATAAATTGGTTTGGGACGATTTCTGCGCCTGGTACCTGGAAATGATTAAGCCTGCTTACCAACAAGGCGTAGAAAAACAAGCCATCGACAGGGAGACCTATACGGCTACGGTATCTTATTTTGAAAACATATTAAAGATACTGCATCCTTTTACGCCGTTTATTACCGAAGAGTTATGGCATGACGAACTTTTTGGCGACCGTACCAGTACTGATTGTTGCATTGTGGCATTAATGCCCTCAATTGGGCAAATTGATGCACGCTTGGTTACCGAAATGGAAAGTGTAAAGCAATTGATAACCGAAATAAGGAATGTGCGTAATACCAAACAAATTCCTAAAGATAAATTGCCTTTAGCTATTAAAGTCAATTCGGGTATCGATTATAAAGTGTATTTGCCTATTATCAGTAAGTTGGGTAATTTGGAAGAAGTTACTTTTACCGAAGATAAAATAGCCGGGGCAGTAAGCTATAGGGTTGGCACAGATGAATTTTACATGGTTTTACAGAACAACATTGATGTTGATGCCGAGCGTGTAAAACTGTTGGCCGAGTTAAAATACCTGGAAGGCTTCTTAAAAGCAATTGAAGCCAAGCTACAGAACGAGCGATTTATGCAAAACGCCAAACCCGAAGTGGTGAACAACGAATTGAAGAAGAAGGCCGATGCGGAAACTAAAATCAGGATAGTTAAAGAAAGTTTAGACGGTTTGGCAAACTAA
- a CDS encoding ATP-binding protein, whose amino-acid sequence MSKRISFFNLSIKNILSEDDSILDQARIRLIYYGLLLSFLGVFAIIPNVYSLQQTMQTDFSLVLLVTLVGVFKYFTYKPDFKLVSHILLIVGSFLVLSVVYVVFQDVNIIVIQLVILIILFGYYMLGVKWGTIYSLINVAPLLIYLLWVDSAHMMSHLRPEKLDGYTVTVSVFFNFILIMFIQGHFYGAFLKNIKQLKEFADSEKQLNEQLGLAIERSEKSSKAQSEFLSTMSHEIRTPLNAVIGMSNLLMMESPRPDQKENLEILRFSAGNLLTLVNDVLDFNKIESGKITFENIKFNLHELMQHICGGQIMKAEEKGLNFHLSVDTFLKTHYLIGDPTRLSQIIFNLISNAIKFTNRGAVTVDISCIEDRHNEATIKFSIRDTGIGIAEEKMADIFDPFTQESVTTTRQFGGTGLGLAIVKRLLDLQGGRIGVSSEIGMGSEFEVVMEFTVSTDVMIPDVTVKKTPVISDSNFQLNKLQILVAEDNAVNVMLMKKLFSKWDITPVVAENGERAIELLQYGNFDLILMDLQMPVMDGIEATKIIRRMTDPQKANIPIIALTASALFDVRERVYSSGMNDYVAKPFKPNELLDKIMGQVRPVNQ is encoded by the coding sequence ATGAGTAAGCGTATAAGTTTTTTTAACTTATCAATTAAAAATATACTGTCTGAGGATGATTCTATTTTAGATCAGGCTCGTATTCGTTTAATTTATTACGGGCTTCTGCTTTCTTTTCTGGGTGTATTTGCCATCATTCCGAATGTTTATAGTTTGCAGCAAACAATGCAGACTGATTTTAGCCTTGTATTGCTCGTTACGCTGGTTGGGGTGTTTAAATATTTCACCTACAAGCCCGATTTTAAGCTGGTATCGCATATTTTACTCATTGTTGGCTCGTTCCTGGTGTTATCGGTAGTTTACGTCGTGTTCCAGGATGTCAATATCATCGTTATCCAATTGGTGATTTTGATTATCCTTTTTGGCTACTATATGCTGGGTGTTAAATGGGGTACCATTTACTCACTTATTAACGTTGCTCCACTGCTAATTTACCTTTTGTGGGTAGATTCTGCCCACATGATGAGCCATCTGCGGCCAGAAAAACTGGATGGTTATACCGTTACGGTAAGTGTGTTTTTTAATTTTATATTAATTATGTTTATACAAGGGCATTTTTATGGTGCCTTTCTGAAAAATATAAAACAGTTAAAAGAGTTTGCCGATTCGGAAAAACAGCTTAACGAACAGCTGGGCCTGGCTATTGAGCGGTCGGAGAAATCCTCAAAGGCACAATCCGAATTCTTGTCCACCATGTCTCATGAGATCCGCACACCTCTAAATGCTGTAATCGGGATGAGCAACTTGTTGATGATGGAAAGCCCCAGGCCCGATCAAAAAGAAAATCTCGAAATTTTAAGATTCTCGGCCGGCAACCTGTTAACGCTGGTTAATGACGTACTCGATTTTAATAAGATCGAATCGGGTAAGATCACCTTTGAAAACATTAAATTCAACCTGCATGAACTGATGCAGCATATTTGCGGTGGGCAAATTATGAAAGCGGAGGAGAAGGGTTTAAACTTTCATTTGTCGGTTGATACCTTTTTAAAAACGCATTATTTAATTGGCGATCCTACACGTTTATCTCAAATTATTTTCAACCTCATTAGTAACGCCATTAAATTTACAAATCGTGGCGCCGTTACGGTAGATATCAGTTGCATTGAAGACAGGCATAACGAGGCCACGATTAAATTTTCAATCCGTGATACGGGCATCGGCATCGCGGAAGAGAAAATGGCCGACATATTTGATCCTTTTACCCAGGAATCAGTAACCACAACCCGTCAGTTTGGCGGTACAGGGCTCGGGTTGGCTATTGTAAAACGTTTACTTGATTTACAGGGAGGACGCATCGGCGTAAGCAGCGAAATAGGCATGGGTTCTGAGTTTGAGGTAGTGATGGAGTTTACCGTATCAACAGATGTGATGATACCTGATGTAACGGTGAAAAAAACACCTGTAATTAGCGATTCCAATTTTCAATTGAACAAGCTGCAGATCCTGGTGGCAGAAGATAACGCTGTAAACGTGATGTTGATGAAAAAGCTTTTCTCTAAATGGGACATTACCCCTGTTGTTGCCGAGAATGGCGAAAGGGCTATTGAGCTTTTACAATATGGCAATTTTGATTTGATTTTAATGGATCTGCAAATGCCCGTTATGGACGGTATTGAGGCCACCAAAATTATACGCCGCATGACAGACCCGCAAAAAGCTAATATTCCCATTATTGCGCTTACCGCGTCGGCTTTATTTGATGTGAGAGAGCGTGTGTACAGCTCGGGCATGAATGATTATGTTGCCAAGCCATTTAAGCCCAATGAACTGCTTGATAAAATAATGGGGCAAGTTAGGCCGGTTAATCAGTAA
- a CDS encoding type I restriction enzyme HsdR N-terminal domain-containing protein translates to MDLLLPLNLPPYPFKISSQNGQLFLFDEIRKKEVVLTPEEWVRQHFVQYLIKEKNYPRSLIKLEGGLKLNGQARRSDIVIFNNKGEKILLVECKAPAVKVTQQVFDQVARYNWVHRVPLIAVTNGLQHYYCKIDFVEQRYDFIVDIASYESTQSTL, encoded by the coding sequence ATGGATTTGCTACTACCGCTTAACCTTCCGCCCTACCCTTTTAAAATATCCAGTCAAAACGGCCAGCTTTTCCTTTTTGACGAGATCCGGAAAAAAGAAGTTGTTTTAACTCCGGAAGAATGGGTGAGGCAGCATTTTGTTCAATACTTAATTAAAGAGAAAAACTACCCCCGCTCATTAATTAAGCTGGAAGGCGGCCTCAAACTAAACGGACAGGCCAGGCGCTCGGATATTGTGATATTTAATAACAAAGGCGAAAAAATTTTACTGGTTGAATGCAAGGCTCCGGCAGTTAAAGTTACACAACAGGTATTTGACCAGGTTGCCCGCTACAATTGGGTACACCGCGTACCGTTAATAGCGGTTACCAATGGTTTGCAGCATTATTATTGTAAAATAGACTTTGTTGAGCAGCGGTATGATTTTATTGTTGATATTGCAAGCTACGAAAGCACCCAAAGCACCCTTTAA
- the holA gene encoding DNA polymerase III subunit delta: MTAPEILKDLKNRKFKPLYLLHGDEPYFIDLIGNYIEHKVLSEAERGFNQTVVYGKDTDLMTVLNAAKRYPMMADYQVVMVKEAQDMKWGKETDDKKSIDPLLSYLEKPLPSTILVFCYKYGKIDKRKKLYKAIEKNGLIFDSAELYDNKIPGWIEGFVSDKGYRINPQASALLAEYLGNDLSKIANELEKLMLNVNAGQEITSKEIQDNIGISKEYNVFELQTALGRRDVVKVNRIINYFEANPKANPMVVVLGTLNNYFSKVLRYHYAADKSPQGLARDLGVSPYFVKDYEQAARTFNYGKTMQVISLLREYDLKSKGVESNTAPGELMKELMFKILH; this comes from the coding sequence ATGACTGCACCCGAAATTTTAAAAGACCTTAAGAATAGAAAGTTTAAACCCTTGTATCTTTTACATGGGGATGAACCTTATTTTATTGATTTAATAGGTAATTATATTGAGCACAAGGTATTAAGCGAGGCCGAACGGGGTTTTAACCAAACGGTAGTTTATGGCAAAGATACCGATTTGATGACGGTGCTTAACGCGGCCAAACGTTACCCTATGATGGCCGATTACCAGGTTGTAATGGTAAAAGAAGCGCAGGACATGAAGTGGGGGAAGGAAACTGATGATAAAAAAAGTATCGACCCTTTGTTAAGTTACCTGGAGAAACCATTGCCCAGCACTATTTTAGTTTTTTGCTATAAATACGGTAAAATTGATAAGCGCAAAAAGCTTTATAAGGCCATTGAAAAAAACGGACTTATATTTGATTCGGCCGAGTTGTATGATAATAAAATACCGGGCTGGATAGAAGGTTTTGTAAGTGATAAGGGCTACCGCATTAATCCACAGGCATCCGCACTACTGGCTGAATATTTAGGTAACGACCTATCCAAAATAGCCAATGAGCTCGAAAAACTGATGCTCAACGTAAATGCCGGGCAAGAGATTACGTCGAAGGAGATTCAGGACAATATCGGTATCAGTAAAGAGTATAACGTGTTTGAACTACAAACCGCCTTAGGTCGCAGGGATGTTGTTAAAGTAAACCGGATTATAAATTATTTTGAGGCCAACCCCAAAGCCAACCCGATGGTGGTAGTGCTGGGTACGCTCAATAATTATTTCAGCAAGGTTTTACGTTACCATTACGCTGCCGACAAATCGCCCCAGGGCCTTGCCCGCGATTTAGGTGTTAGCCCGTATTTTGTAAAAGATTATGAACAGGCAGCGCGTACTTTTAATTACGGCAAAACCATGCAGGTAATCAGCCTGTTGCGTGAGTACGATTTAAAGAGCAAAGGGGTAGAATCAAATACCGCGCCCGGCGAATTGATGAAGGAGCTCATGTTTAAAATACTCCATTAA